Proteins from a single region of Streptomyces sp. TN58:
- the mshA gene encoding D-inositol-3-phosphate glycosyltransferase gives MSQYVSRLGGSLSGRLAAARAATRHEPPRLRLPAVGHHRKPRRVAMLSVHTSPLHQPGTGDAGGMNVYIVELARRLAAINIDVEIFTRATTGGLPPVVELAPGVLVRHVDAGPYEGLAKEELPAQLCAFTHGVMQAWAGHRPGYYDLVHSHYWLSGHVGWLAAERWGVPLVHAMHTMAKVKNAALAEGDTPEPAARVIGETQIVSAADRLIANTAEEADELVRHYEADPAKVAVVHPGVNLDRFTVGDGRAAARARLGLPQDAVIPLFAGRIQPLKAPDILLRAVAVLVDRDPSLRRRLFVPVVGGPSGSGLAKPEGLQKLAAQLGIADLVHFHPPVAQDGLADWFRAASVLVMPSYSESFGLVAIEAQAAGTPVLAAEVGGLPVAVDDGVTGILVPGHDPADYARQLRRFVDEPRLADRMGAEAARHAQFFGWDTAAAGTADVYTAAMHDHRRRVRSHHG, from the coding sequence TTGAGCCAGTACGTGTCCCGCCTCGGCGGCAGCCTCAGCGGGCGCCTCGCCGCCGCCCGCGCCGCCACCCGCCACGAACCGCCCCGGCTGCGCCTGCCGGCCGTCGGCCACCACCGCAAACCGCGCCGCGTGGCCATGCTCAGCGTGCACACCTCACCGCTGCACCAGCCCGGCACCGGAGACGCCGGCGGGATGAACGTCTACATCGTGGAGCTGGCCCGCCGACTCGCCGCGATCAACATCGACGTCGAGATCTTCACCCGCGCCACCACCGGCGGGCTCCCGCCCGTGGTGGAGCTGGCCCCCGGCGTCCTCGTACGCCATGTGGACGCCGGCCCCTACGAGGGCCTCGCCAAGGAGGAGCTCCCGGCCCAGCTGTGCGCCTTCACCCACGGCGTGATGCAGGCCTGGGCCGGCCACCGCCCCGGCTACTACGACCTCGTCCACTCCCACTACTGGCTCTCCGGGCACGTGGGCTGGCTCGCCGCCGAACGCTGGGGCGTGCCCCTCGTCCACGCCATGCACACCATGGCCAAGGTCAAGAACGCGGCGCTGGCCGAGGGCGACACCCCCGAGCCCGCCGCCCGCGTCATCGGCGAGACCCAGATCGTCTCCGCCGCCGACCGCCTCATCGCCAACACCGCCGAGGAAGCCGACGAGCTCGTCCGCCACTACGAGGCCGACCCCGCCAAGGTGGCCGTCGTACACCCCGGCGTGAACCTCGACCGCTTCACCGTCGGCGACGGCCGGGCCGCCGCCCGGGCCCGCCTCGGCCTCCCGCAGGACGCCGTCATACCCCTCTTCGCCGGGCGCATCCAGCCGCTGAAGGCCCCGGACATCCTGCTGCGCGCCGTGGCCGTCCTCGTCGACCGCGACCCCTCGCTGCGCCGCCGCCTCTTCGTCCCCGTCGTCGGCGGCCCGAGCGGCAGCGGCCTCGCCAAGCCCGAGGGCCTGCAGAAGCTCGCCGCGCAGCTGGGGATCGCCGACCTCGTGCACTTCCACCCGCCGGTCGCCCAGGACGGCCTCGCCGACTGGTTCCGGGCGGCGTCCGTGCTCGTCATGCCGTCCTACAGCGAGTCCTTCGGGCTCGTCGCGATAGAGGCCCAGGCCGCCGGCACCCCGGTGCTGGCCGCCGAGGTCGGCGGGCTGCCCGTCGCCGTCGACGACGGCGTCACGGGGATCCTCGTACCCGGACACGACCCGGCGGACTACGCGCGGCAGCTGCGCCGCTTCGTCGACGAGCCCCGGCTCGCGGACCGGATGGGGGCCGAGGCGGCGCGGCACGCGCAGTTCTTCGGCTGGGACACGGCCGCCGCCGGCACGGCGGACGTCTACACGGCGGCGATGCACGATCACCGCCGTCGCGTACGCTCCCACCATGGCTGA
- a CDS encoding response regulator transcription factor has protein sequence MTRVLVVEDEESFSDALSYMLRKEGFEVAIAATGPDGLDEFERNGADLVLLDLMLPGLPGTEVCRQLRGRSNVPVIMVTAKDSEIDKVVGLEIGADDYVTKPFSSRELVARIRAVLRRRGEPEEVTPAALEAGPVRMDVDRHVVTVAGDKVDLPLKEFDLLEMLLRNAGRVLTRMQLIDRVWGADYVGDTKTLDVHVKRLRAKIEPDPGAPRYLVTVRGLGYKFEP, from the coding sequence GTGACCCGAGTGCTCGTCGTCGAGGATGAGGAATCCTTCAGCGACGCCCTGTCCTACATGCTCCGCAAGGAGGGGTTCGAGGTCGCCATCGCGGCGACCGGCCCCGACGGTCTCGACGAGTTCGAGCGCAACGGCGCCGACCTCGTCCTCCTCGACCTGATGCTGCCCGGTCTGCCCGGCACCGAGGTCTGCCGGCAGCTGCGCGGCCGCTCCAACGTCCCCGTGATCATGGTGACCGCCAAGGACAGCGAGATCGACAAGGTCGTCGGGCTGGAGATAGGAGCGGACGACTACGTCACCAAGCCCTTCTCCTCGCGCGAGCTGGTCGCACGCATCCGCGCGGTCCTGCGCCGTCGCGGAGAGCCCGAGGAGGTGACCCCGGCGGCCCTGGAGGCCGGCCCGGTACGGATGGACGTCGACCGGCACGTGGTCACCGTGGCCGGCGACAAGGTGGACCTCCCGCTGAAGGAGTTCGACCTGCTGGAGATGCTGCTGCGCAACGCGGGCCGCGTGCTGACCCGTATGCAGCTGATCGACCGGGTCTGGGGCGCTGACTACGTCGGCGACACCAAGACCCTCGACGTCCACGTCAAGCGCCTGCGCGCGAAGATCGAGCCGGACCCGGGCGCGCCGCGCTACCTGGTCACCGTCCGCGGCCTCGGCTACAAGTTCGAGCCGTGA
- a CDS encoding class I SAM-dependent methyltransferase, whose protein sequence is MASRSTPSPSRAPGRPVGSVTRGTTNPNRLRRMDRWIAAAHGAALRRAGDAVAVDLGYGAAPWTAVELLARLRDAAPRVRVVGIEIEPARVAGAKPYEREGLSFRHGGFEVPLDGGERAMLIRAANVLRQYDEEQVAEVWARLCARLAPGGLLVEGTCDEIGRRHVWVALGPEGPRTVTFATRLGSLERPSDLAERLPKALIHRNVPGEPVYAFLRDFDRAWAAAAPYASYGARQRWIRTARALSADWPLADGPGRWRQGELTLRWEALRPVG, encoded by the coding sequence ATGGCCTCCCGCAGTACCCCGTCACCCAGCCGCGCCCCCGGCCGTCCTGTGGGTTCGGTGACGCGCGGGACGACGAACCCGAACCGGCTGCGCCGGATGGACCGCTGGATCGCGGCCGCCCACGGGGCGGCGCTGCGCCGTGCGGGGGACGCGGTGGCGGTGGACCTCGGCTACGGGGCCGCGCCGTGGACGGCGGTCGAGCTGCTGGCGCGGCTGCGCGACGCGGCGCCGCGGGTGCGGGTGGTCGGCATCGAGATCGAGCCGGCCCGGGTGGCCGGGGCGAAGCCGTACGAGCGGGAGGGGCTGAGCTTCCGGCACGGCGGCTTCGAGGTCCCGCTGGACGGCGGGGAGCGGGCGATGCTGATCCGCGCGGCGAACGTACTGCGCCAGTACGACGAGGAGCAGGTCGCCGAGGTCTGGGCACGGCTGTGCGCGCGGCTGGCGCCGGGCGGCCTGCTGGTGGAGGGGACCTGCGACGAGATCGGACGGCGGCACGTGTGGGTGGCGCTGGGGCCGGAGGGGCCGCGCACGGTGACGTTCGCGACCCGGCTCGGCTCCCTGGAGCGCCCCTCGGACCTCGCGGAGCGGCTGCCGAAGGCACTGATCCACCGGAACGTGCCGGGTGAGCCGGTTTACGCGTTCCTGCGGGACTTCGACCGGGCCTGGGCCGCGGCGGCGCCGTACGCCTCGTACGGGGCGCGGCAGCGCTGGATCCGGACGGCGCGGGCGCTGTCCGCGGACTGGCCGCTGGCGGACGGTCCGGGGCGGTGGCGGCAGGGGGAACTGACGCTGCGCTGGGAGGCGTTGCGCCCGGTGGGGTGA
- a CDS encoding sensor histidine kinase, with product MDVNAAVAAAAAIAGLCTGVIAMLAFRWSERDQARPTRSSMRPDINAILPPGVDTVLSVLRSSAVVLDEGDAVVKASSAAYALGLVRGGKLAVEPMLHMARETRRDGEIRQVELDLPRRGTGRGEALAVSARVAPLGSRLVLLLVEDLTEARRIEAVRRDFVANVSHELKTPVGAISLLSEAVMDAADDPEAVSRFAGRMQIESTRLINLVQELIDLSRVQNDDPLEDAEPVRVDTLVAEAVDRCRQAATSKQITMAVGGTSDLRVWGNRGQLAAALGNLVENAVNYSPARTRVGIAARRVTAPGGDLIEIAVTDQGIGIPEKDRERIFERFYRVDPARSRATGGTGLGLAIVKHVAASHGGEVSVWSSEGQGSTFTLRLPEAAASAPAPAAPSAHPTPA from the coding sequence ATGGACGTGAACGCGGCGGTCGCCGCAGCTGCGGCGATCGCCGGTCTGTGCACCGGCGTCATCGCCATGCTGGCGTTCCGGTGGAGCGAGCGCGACCAGGCGCGCCCCACCCGGAGCTCCATGCGGCCCGACATCAACGCCATACTGCCGCCGGGCGTGGACACCGTGCTGTCCGTCCTCCGCTCCTCCGCCGTGGTCCTCGACGAGGGCGACGCCGTCGTCAAGGCCTCGTCCGCCGCCTATGCCCTAGGGCTCGTACGCGGCGGCAAGCTGGCCGTCGAACCCATGCTCCACATGGCCCGCGAGACCCGCCGCGACGGGGAGATACGGCAGGTCGAGCTGGACCTGCCCCGTCGCGGAACCGGCCGGGGCGAGGCCCTCGCCGTCTCCGCGCGCGTCGCCCCGCTCGGCTCCCGGCTGGTCCTCCTCCTGGTCGAGGACCTCACCGAGGCCCGCCGCATCGAGGCGGTACGCCGCGACTTCGTCGCCAACGTCTCCCACGAGCTGAAGACCCCGGTCGGGGCGATCTCCCTGCTGTCCGAGGCCGTCATGGACGCCGCGGACGACCCCGAGGCGGTCAGCCGCTTCGCCGGCCGCATGCAGATCGAGTCCACCCGGCTGATCAACCTCGTGCAGGAGCTCATCGACCTCTCCCGGGTGCAGAACGACGACCCGCTGGAGGACGCCGAGCCCGTCCGCGTGGACACGCTGGTCGCCGAGGCCGTCGACCGCTGCCGCCAGGCGGCGACCTCCAAGCAGATCACCATGGCCGTCGGCGGCACCTCCGACCTGCGCGTATGGGGCAACCGCGGACAGCTCGCGGCCGCCCTCGGCAACCTCGTCGAGAACGCCGTCAACTACAGCCCCGCCCGCACCCGCGTCGGAATCGCCGCACGTAGGGTGACGGCTCCCGGCGGGGACCTGATCGAGATCGCCGTGACCGACCAGGGCATCGGCATCCCGGAGAAGGACCGCGAGCGGATATTCGAACGCTTCTACCGTGTGGACCCGGCCCGCTCCCGCGCCACCGGTGGAACCGGCCTCGGCCTCGCGATCGTCAAGCACGTGGCCGCCTCGCACGGCGGCGAGGTGTCGGTGTGGAGCTCGGAGGGCCAGGGCTCCACCTTCACCCTGCGGCTGCCCGAGGCCGCCGCCTCCGCCCCCGCCCCTGCGGCCCCCAGCGCCCACCCGACCCCAGCCTGA
- a CDS encoding YbjN domain-containing protein yields the protein MADTAEIIESALTGAELSWESPRPGTYVVQLPGTRKLSTTCSIRVGRHSLSVNAFVIRHPDENEAGVHRWLLERNLKLYGMAYAVDRLGDIYLTARLPLSVVTPEELDRLLGTVLEAADGSFNTLLELGFASAIRREYEWRVSRGEPTFNLDAFKHLTRPQDESAAAPGGGPAD from the coding sequence ATGGCTGACACCGCCGAGATCATCGAGAGCGCGCTCACCGGCGCGGAGCTGAGCTGGGAGAGCCCCCGGCCGGGCACCTACGTCGTCCAGCTCCCCGGTACGCGCAAGCTCAGCACCACCTGCTCGATCCGGGTCGGCCGGCACTCGCTGTCGGTCAACGCCTTCGTGATCCGCCACCCCGACGAGAACGAGGCGGGCGTCCACCGCTGGCTGCTGGAGCGCAACCTCAAGCTGTACGGGATGGCGTACGCGGTGGACCGCCTCGGCGACATCTACCTGACGGCCCGCCTGCCCCTATCGGTGGTCACCCCGGAGGAGCTGGACCGGCTGCTCGGCACGGTGCTGGAGGCCGCGGACGGTTCCTTCAACACCCTGCTGGAGCTGGGCTTCGCGAGCGCGATCCGGCGCGAGTACGAGTGGCGGGTCTCGCGCGGCGAGCCGACCTTCAACCTCGACGCCTTCAAGCACCTGACGCGCCCGCAGGACGAGTCGGCGGCCGCGCCCGGCGGCGGCCCGGCCGACTGA
- a CDS encoding MDR family MFS transporter encodes MSAASLIRAARESVSGLPRAFWWLWTSTLVNRLGAFVATFMTLYLTLDRGYSASFAGLVVALHGLGGVVSSLVAGVMTDRLGRRPTLLAAQASTALSVALLGFMEDPAAIAAVALLVGMTSNASRPAVAAMMADIVRPEDRVRAFALNYWAINLGFAVSATAAGLIAEHSYLAGFLGEAALTLVCAVLVYVKLPESRPAGGAAAAGAPGKTGAGTEIGLGTVLRDGRFMGVVGLSFLISLIFTQGSVGLPVAMGSAGFSPGDYGLVIAVNGLLIVVLQIPVTRLIEHRDPQRLLVVSALLAGYGFALTAFAGPLWAYALTVCVWTLAEIVNSPTQMSLVVRLSPVHGRGRYQGVYTMSWSVAALVAPLMAGFMIDRWGAGRLWAATGVLGTVAAAGYWLLMRNLPDGDRDTRPTAAGGGAADPEAVAVAVAEAPHTGPAPAPAGPAATGPAPTGPDPVRAG; translated from the coding sequence ATGTCCGCTGCCAGTCTGATCCGGGCTGCCCGGGAGAGCGTCTCGGGGCTGCCCCGGGCGTTCTGGTGGCTCTGGACGAGCACGCTCGTGAACCGGCTCGGGGCCTTCGTCGCCACCTTCATGACCTTGTACCTGACGCTGGACCGCGGCTACTCGGCCTCCTTCGCGGGACTCGTCGTCGCCCTCCACGGGCTGGGCGGTGTGGTGTCCTCCCTGGTCGCGGGGGTGATGACCGACCGCCTGGGGCGGCGCCCGACGCTGCTGGCGGCCCAGGCCTCGACCGCCCTCTCGGTGGCGCTGCTGGGCTTCATGGAGGACCCGGCGGCGATCGCGGCGGTGGCGCTGCTGGTCGGCATGACCTCGAACGCCTCCCGCCCGGCGGTCGCGGCGATGATGGCGGACATCGTCCGCCCCGAGGACCGGGTACGTGCCTTCGCGCTCAACTACTGGGCCATCAACCTCGGCTTCGCCGTCAGCGCGACCGCGGCGGGACTGATCGCCGAGCACAGCTACCTGGCCGGCTTCCTCGGCGAGGCAGCCCTCACGCTGGTCTGCGCGGTGCTGGTCTACGTCAAGCTGCCCGAGTCCCGCCCCGCGGGCGGCGCCGCCGCGGCCGGCGCCCCCGGCAAGACGGGCGCCGGTACGGAGATCGGGCTGGGGACGGTGCTGCGGGACGGGCGGTTCATGGGTGTGGTCGGCCTGTCGTTCCTGATCTCGCTGATCTTCACGCAGGGCTCTGTGGGCCTGCCGGTCGCGATGGGGTCCGCCGGGTTCTCACCCGGGGACTACGGCCTCGTCATCGCCGTGAACGGCCTGCTGATCGTGGTGCTGCAGATCCCCGTCACCCGCCTCATCGAGCACCGCGACCCGCAGCGGCTGCTGGTCGTCTCGGCGCTGCTGGCCGGCTACGGATTCGCGCTGACGGCATTCGCCGGGCCGCTGTGGGCGTACGCGCTGACGGTGTGCGTGTGGACGCTCGCCGAGATCGTCAACTCGCCGACCCAGATGAGCCTGGTGGTACGTCTCTCGCCGGTGCACGGGCGCGGGCGCTACCAGGGCGTCTACACGATGTCCTGGTCGGTGGCCGCGCTGGTGGCGCCCCTGATGGCGGGCTTCATGATCGACCGCTGGGGCGCGGGCCGGCTGTGGGCGGCCACGGGCGTACTGGGCACGGTGGCGGCGGCCGGCTACTGGCTGCTGATGCGCAACCTGCCCGACGGGGACCGGGATACGCGGCCGACAGCGGCCGGCGGCGGCGCCGCCGACCCGGAGGCGGTGGCGGTGGCGGTGGCGGAAGCACCGCACACCGGACCGGCGCCCGCGCCCGCCGGGCCCGCTGCCACCGGACCGGCTCCCACCGGCCCTGACCCGGTCCGGGCGGGCTGA
- a CDS encoding DUF2867 domain-containing protein produces MRLPSSAHTSRPWRIHEIAGDFRLEDVWALPTPGGPDDLARLVRQFARGTGDPVPSFLGRALFAIRWKLGALLGWDTPSGGLRSRVPTLRDRLPADLREGERGPDLVAAPFTSVYQTHDEWAAEMANKTMHGVMHIGWVPDGDGGYRGQMAVLVKPNGLMGAAYMLAIKPFRYVGVYPALLRSIGEEWRRSTPAAAD; encoded by the coding sequence ATGAGACTCCCCAGTTCCGCCCACACCTCGCGCCCGTGGCGCATCCACGAGATCGCCGGCGACTTCCGGCTTGAGGACGTGTGGGCCCTGCCGACCCCCGGCGGGCCCGACGACCTCGCCCGCCTGGTACGCCAGTTCGCGCGGGGCACGGGGGACCCCGTCCCCTCCTTCCTGGGACGGGCGCTCTTCGCGATCCGGTGGAAGCTCGGCGCCCTGCTCGGCTGGGACACGCCGTCCGGCGGCCTCCGCTCCCGGGTACCGACGCTCCGCGACCGGCTGCCGGCGGACCTCCGCGAGGGCGAGCGGGGCCCGGACCTCGTCGCGGCCCCGTTCACGTCCGTCTACCAGACGCACGACGAGTGGGCGGCGGAGATGGCCAACAAGACCATGCACGGCGTGATGCACATCGGCTGGGTACCGGACGGCGACGGCGGGTACCGCGGCCAGATGGCCGTCCTGGTGAAACCCAACGGCCTGATGGGCGCGGCCTACATGCTGGCCATCAAGCCCTTCCGCTACGTGGGCGTCTACCCGGCCCTGCTCCGCTCGATAGGCGAGGAGTGGCGCAGGAGCACCCCGGCCGCCGCGGACTGA
- the phoU gene encoding phosphate signaling complex protein PhoU, with translation MRDAYHEELDSIGESLVEMARLVGSAIGRATTSMLDADLKLAESVIAADRKVDDLQHDLEARAIALLARQQPVATDLRIVVTSLRMSADLERAGDLAQHVAKLARLRFPDRAVPQDLHATILEMGQLAQRLMAKAAQVIITKDVDLALQLEQDDDAMDLLHRTLFQHLMDDRWKHGIETAVDVTLLGRYYERFADHAVSVAKRVVYLVTGEHADDLQQPTPAEGD, from the coding sequence ATGCGCGACGCGTACCACGAGGAACTGGACTCGATCGGAGAAAGCCTGGTCGAGATGGCCCGGCTCGTCGGTTCCGCGATCGGGCGGGCCACGACGTCCATGCTCGACGCCGACCTCAAGCTCGCCGAGAGCGTCATCGCCGCCGACCGGAAGGTCGACGACCTCCAGCACGACCTGGAGGCCCGTGCCATCGCCCTCCTGGCCCGCCAGCAGCCGGTCGCCACCGACCTGCGGATCGTGGTGACCTCGCTGCGCATGAGCGCCGACCTGGAGCGCGCCGGCGACCTGGCCCAGCACGTGGCGAAGCTCGCCCGGCTGCGCTTCCCCGACAGGGCCGTGCCGCAGGACCTGCACGCGACGATCCTGGAGATGGGGCAGCTGGCGCAGCGCCTGATGGCGAAGGCGGCCCAGGTCATCATCACGAAGGACGTCGACCTGGCGCTCCAGCTGGAGCAGGACGACGACGCGATGGACCTGCTGCACCGCACGCTGTTCCAGCACCTGATGGACGACCGCTGGAAGCACGGCATCGAGACGGCGGTGGACGTGACGCTGCTCGGGCGCTACTACGAGCGCTTCGCGGACCACGCGGTGTCGGTGGCCAAGCGCGTGGTCTACCTGGTGACGGGCGAGCACGCGGACGACCTCCAGCAGCCGACCCCGGCCGAGGGCGACTGA
- a CDS encoding C40 family peptidase, translating to MGSVRRRRGASTLVLLCAMAVLAAPDLATGTAYAAPAAPGAPAAPGAPAAPGAPAAPLPGPGGKSLEQVRKDIDELYRQAGSATDAYNLAEAETKAQSDKIVEIANLVVAGKERIATLKNRAGAAARAQYRAGGLPPGARLALSDDPNQFLDGAGRLRQGEKAASDLLSELDRTQTDLQRYAEEASERWKKLEANRVKQEESKKQIEEKIKAAEELESKLEAEEKARLIQLEQEAQYRAQTAWLSTGAMKDVNGKATDAGKRAVQFATAQMGKPYKWGAVGPDSFDCSGLTSQAWRAAGRGIPRTSQEQLRLLPKVALKDMRPGDLIIYFDDASHVGMYVGDGAMVHAPRPGRDVTLAGAGSMPIKAVVRPDA from the coding sequence ATGGGGTCGGTAAGGCGACGGCGAGGCGCAAGCACGCTCGTGCTGCTGTGCGCGATGGCGGTGCTGGCGGCGCCGGACCTGGCGACGGGCACGGCATACGCGGCTCCGGCCGCACCGGGGGCTCCGGCCGCACCGGGGGCTCCGGCCGCACCGGGGGCTCCGGCCGCTCCCCTGCCGGGGCCGGGCGGCAAGTCCCTGGAGCAGGTCCGCAAGGACATCGACGAGCTGTACAGGCAGGCGGGCTCCGCCACGGACGCCTACAACCTCGCCGAGGCCGAGACCAAGGCCCAGTCGGACAAGATCGTCGAGATCGCCAACCTGGTCGTCGCGGGCAAGGAGCGGATCGCCACGCTCAAGAACCGCGCGGGCGCCGCGGCCCGCGCACAGTACCGCGCGGGCGGCCTGCCGCCGGGCGCGCGGCTGGCGTTGAGCGACGACCCGAACCAGTTCCTGGACGGGGCGGGCCGGTTGCGGCAGGGCGAGAAGGCCGCCTCGGACCTCCTGTCCGAACTGGACCGCACCCAGACCGACTTGCAGCGCTACGCGGAGGAGGCGAGCGAGCGCTGGAAGAAGCTGGAGGCGAACCGGGTCAAGCAGGAGGAGTCCAAGAAGCAGATCGAGGAGAAGATCAAGGCGGCGGAGGAGCTGGAGAGCAAGCTGGAGGCCGAGGAGAAGGCCCGGCTGATCCAGCTGGAGCAGGAAGCCCAGTACCGGGCGCAGACGGCATGGCTGTCCACGGGCGCGATGAAGGACGTCAACGGCAAGGCGACCGACGCCGGCAAGCGGGCCGTGCAGTTCGCCACCGCCCAGATGGGCAAGCCGTACAAGTGGGGCGCGGTGGGCCCGGACTCCTTCGACTGCTCCGGGCTGACCTCGCAGGCCTGGCGCGCGGCGGGGCGCGGCATCCCGCGCACCTCGCAGGAGCAGCTGCGGCTGCTGCCGAAGGTGGCGCTCAAGGACATGCGGCCCGGGGACCTGATCATCTACTTCGACGACGCGAGCCATGTCGGCATGTACGTGGGGGACGGTGCGATGGTGCACGCGCCGCGGCCCGGGCGCGATGTGACGCTGGCCGGAGCGGGCTCCATGCCGATCAAGGCGGTGGTCCGCCCGGACGCCTGA
- a CDS encoding TetR/AcrR family transcriptional regulator: MGATRTPRGRWIEEGLRALAAGGPEAVRVEALAQALGVSKGGFYGYFGSRGALLTEMLDTWEREVTEAVIELVESGGGDARARLDRLFTIVASYEEGPVVGVDADLAIRDWARRDESVAERLRRADSRRMEYLRSLFRAFCADEDDVEVRSLITFSLRIGSHFIAADHGGRSRAEVMELTRKWLLR; encoded by the coding sequence ATGGGCGCGACCCGCACGCCACGCGGCAGATGGATCGAGGAGGGACTGCGGGCACTGGCGGCCGGCGGCCCGGAGGCCGTCCGCGTCGAGGCGCTCGCGCAGGCGCTCGGCGTCAGCAAGGGCGGCTTCTACGGCTACTTCGGCAGCCGGGGCGCGCTGCTCACCGAGATGCTCGACACCTGGGAGCGGGAGGTCACCGAGGCGGTGATCGAGCTGGTCGAGAGCGGCGGGGGAGACGCCCGGGCGCGCCTGGACCGGCTGTTCACGATCGTCGCCTCGTACGAGGAAGGGCCGGTGGTCGGCGTCGACGCCGACCTGGCGATCCGCGACTGGGCGCGCCGGGACGAGTCCGTCGCCGAGCGGCTGCGCCGCGCCGACAGCCGGCGCATGGAGTACCTGCGCTCGCTGTTCCGCGCCTTCTGCGCCGACGAGGACGACGTCGAGGTCCGCTCCCTGATCACCTTCTCCCTGCGGATCGGCTCCCACTTCATCGCGGCGGACCACGGCGGCCGCAGCCGCGCGGAGGTCATGGAGCTCACCCGCAAGTGGCTCCTGCGCTGA
- a CDS encoding phosphoglyceromutase, with the protein MADAPYKLILLRHGESEWNAKNLFTGWVDVNLTEKGEKEAVRGGELLKDAGLLPDVLHTSLQKRAIRTAQLALESADRHWIPVHRSWRLNERHYGALQGKDKAQTLAEFGEEQFMLWRRSYDTPPPVLQDGTEFSQSEDPRYASIPNELRPRTECLKDVVERMLPYWYDGIVPDLLAGRTVLVAAHGNSLRGLVKHLDSISDEDITGLNIPTGIPLVYELDADFKPLNPGGTYLDPAAAAAAIEAVKNQGKK; encoded by the coding sequence ATGGCCGACGCACCGTACAAGCTGATCCTCCTCCGCCACGGCGAGAGCGAATGGAACGCGAAGAACCTGTTCACCGGCTGGGTGGACGTCAACCTCACCGAGAAGGGCGAGAAGGAGGCGGTCCGTGGCGGTGAGCTGCTGAAGGACGCCGGCCTGCTGCCCGACGTTCTGCACACCTCCCTCCAGAAGCGCGCCATCCGCACCGCGCAGCTCGCGCTGGAGTCCGCGGACCGCCACTGGATCCCGGTGCACCGCTCCTGGCGCCTGAACGAGCGCCACTACGGCGCGCTGCAGGGCAAGGACAAGGCGCAGACCCTCGCGGAGTTCGGCGAGGAGCAGTTCATGCTGTGGCGCCGCTCCTACGACACCCCGCCGCCGGTGCTCCAGGACGGTACGGAGTTCTCCCAGTCCGAGGACCCGCGCTACGCGTCGATCCCCAACGAGCTGCGCCCGCGCACCGAGTGCCTGAAGGACGTCGTCGAGCGCATGCTGCCGTACTGGTACGACGGCATCGTCCCCGACCTGCTGGCGGGCCGCACGGTCCTGGTGGCCGCGCACGGCAACTCGCTGCGCGGTCTGGTCAAGCACCTCGACAGCATCTCCGACGAGGACATCACGGGCCTGAACATCCCGACCGGCATCCCGCTCGTCTACGAGCTCGACGCCGACTTCAAGCCCCTCAACCCGGGCGGCACCTACCTCGACCCGGCCGCGGCCGCGGCCGCCATCGAGGCCGTCAAGAACCAGGGCAAGAAGTAG